One Tiliqua scincoides isolate rTilSci1 chromosome 9, rTilSci1.hap2, whole genome shotgun sequence DNA segment encodes these proteins:
- the SLC25A34 gene encoding solute carrier family 25 member 34: MEPPHSPAAVVSVSPPVDFVLGATACCMACVFTNPLEVVKTRLQLQGELCSQGTYPRHYRGVLQAMLAVSKADGLRGLQKGLTAGLLYQGLMNGVRFCFYSHAEDVGLTKKPGGTIVAGAVAGALGAFVGSPAYLVKTHLQAQTVAAIAVGHQHNHQSVSSAFESIYKKQGFLGLWRGVNGAVPRVMVGSAVQLATFASAKEWVQKHKWFRDDSWTVAFAGGMISSVAVAVAMTPFDVVSTRLYNQPVNEMGMGQHYRGFFDCFVQISGKEGILALYKGLGPAYLRLGPHTILSLLFWDELRKLTYRHQAA, translated from the exons ATGGAGCCCCCCCACAGCCCTGCCGCTGTGGTCTCTGTCTCGCCACCTGTGGATTTTGTCCTGGGTGCCACCGCGTGCTGCATGGCCTGCGTATTCACTAACCCACTGGAGGTGGTGAAGACACGCTTGCAACTGCAGGGGGAACTCTGCTCCCAGGGCACGTACCCCCGCCACTACCGTGGGGTGCTGCAAGCCATGCTGGCAGTCAGCAAGGCCGACGGACTCCGGGGGCTGCAGAAGGGGTTGACAGCTGGACTGCTCTACCAGGGACTGATGAATGGGGTGCGTTTCTGCTTCTACTCCCATGCTGAGGACGTTGGCTTGACCAAAAAGCCTGGTGGGACCATCGTGGCTGGAGCGGTGGCTGGGGCCCTGGGGGCCTTTGTGGGCAGTCCAGCGTATCTG GTCAAGACCCACCTCCAAGCCCAGACTGTAGCCGCCATTGCAGTAGGCCACCAGCACAACCACCAG AGTGTCTCCAGCGCCTTTGAGAGCATTTACAAGAAGCAAGGATTCCTGGGACTGTGGCGGGGAGTGAACGGAGCCGTGCCTCGTGTCATGGTGGGCTCAGCTGTACAGTTGGCTACTTTTGCCTCTGCCAAAGAGTGGGTCCAGAAGCACAAG TGGTTCAGAGACGACAGCTGGACAGTGGCCTTTGCTGGTGGAATGATCAGCagtgtggcagtggcagtggccatGACACCCTTTGACGTGGTGAGCACCAGACTCTACAACCAGCCAGTGAACGAAATGGGCATG GGTCAGCACTATCGTGGGTTCTTCGACTGCTTTGTGCAGATCTCTGGCAAGGAGGGCATTCTGGCCCTGTACAAAGGGCTTGGGCCTGCTTACCTCCGGCTGGGTCCCCACACcatcctcagcctcctcttctgggaCGAACTGAGGAAGCTCACCTATCGCCACCAGGCAGCCTGA